GCATCTGCCCCTTGCCGGAGGGCGCGCCGACGGCCCAGCCGACGGTCGCCGGGTCGAGCTTGATGCTCAGTCGCCCGGTGATCGCCGAGCTTCCCGGGATCGCCGCGGGGCCGTCGGACGGCCCGAGGCAGTCCTGGAGCGCCGGCATGACGGGCGGCATCGCCGACGTCTGTACGTCGTCGGAAAGCTCGTCCAGATCGCCGTACGTCGCCAGCACGCGGATGCGCTCGACCTCGGCGCCGTTCTCGTCGTACTGGACGAGCGAGGCCTGGCCGGTCGAGAGGGTGCGCCCAGTACGGACGGTCTCGGTGCGGACCACCGCGGGACCCGGCTGAGACGCGCTCAGATAGTGCGCCGAGACGGTGAACGGGTCGGGGTGCGGCAGCGCGTCGCCCAGGGCCCGGCCGAGCAGGGCCAGCAGGTAGCCGCCGTTGACGGCCTGGATGATCGTCCAGCCTGCGGAGAGCTCCGCGTCGTAGACGCCCGGTGCGCGCAGGGTGACGGCGGTGTCGCGGTCGAACTCGCTGTCCCCGATGGATGCCTGAACTGCCTGTGCCATGGCAGCACGGTACAACAAGTAATTACTGAGCGGTAGCTTTTTGCCTTCCCGGACCGGGGCGGCTCAGCCCTCTTCGACAGCCGACGAGCGCCGGTTCCAGGCGCGCGGTGCCCTCCAGTGGAATCGCATCGCGAGCAGACGCAGGACGAACGCGGTCACCACGGCCAGTCCGCTGGTGATCGCGTTGAGCACGTCGAACTGGATGCAGAGCACCACCATGGTCGCTCCGACGATGGCGGGGACGGCGTAGAGATCGCGGTCCCAGCGCAGCAGCGACGGCACCTCGTTGGCCAGTACGTCACGCAGCACACCGCCGCCGACAGCGGTGGCCAGACCGAGGACCGCGGAGTAGGTCAGGCCGAGCCCGTACTCGTACGCCTTGGTCGTGCCGGTGACACAGAACAGCCCGAGGCCGGCGGCGTCGAAGACGTTCACACCGACCTGGATGCGCTCGACCTGCGGGTGCAGGAAGAAGACGAGGGCCGTCGCCACGAGGGGCATCAGGAAGTACCCGGTGTCGGTGAAGGCGGCCGGCGGGACGGCCCCGATGATCAGGTCACGCAGAAGCCCTCCGCCCAGCGCCGTGACCTCGGCGAGCACTGCGATGCCGAAGACGTCAAAGTTCTTGCGTACGGCGAGCAGTGCGCCGGAGATCGCGAATACGAAGATCCCGGCGAGGTCGAGCGCATGCTGGACGGAGGGCGTGAACAGTTCTTGGAGCACCGGACGATTGTGCCGGTTCTACTCCTTGGTGCTGTCCCCCGAGTCCCCGGAAGCGGGGATGCCCTCGTCGTCGGCGGCCTCCGAGGCATCGCCCTCGGCGGACTCGGCCTCGTCGGCGTCGACGGCCTCGGGCTCGCTGCTTTCAGCGTCGCCCTCGGCAACGTCCGCGTCCGCGGCAGAAACAGCCTCCGCCTCGCCGGCCGCAGCGTCGCCGTCGACCTTGGCGATGTCCGCCTCAGCCTCCGCCGCGTCGCCGTCGACCTTGGCAACGCCCGCGACCGCCGCCGCGTCCACCGACGCTTCCGCGCTCTTCGGCGTCGACTCGACGACCTCGATCGCGTCCCGCGCCGCCGACAGCAGCGCCACGTCCTGCGGCGCCTGGTCCTCCGCGTTCTCCGGGTGGTGGCAGGCCACCTGGTGGCCCGTCTTCAGGGCCAGCAGCGGCGGCTCCTGCGTCTTGCAGATCTCCGTCGCCTTCCAGCACCGCGTGTGGAAGCGGCAGCCCGACGGCGGGGAGATCGGCGAGGGCACGTCGCCCTTGAGCAGGATGCGCTCGCTCTTGCCGGCGCCGCCCCGCCGCGGGTCCGGCACCGGCACCGCGGACAGCAGTGCCTTGGTGTACGGGTGCATCGGCGCCTCGTACAGCGACTTACGGTCGGTCAGCTCGACGATCTTGCCGAGGTACATCACCGCGATACGGTCCGAGACATGCCGGATGACCGACAGGTCGTGGGCGATGATCACGTACGTCAGGCCCAGCTCGTCCTGGAGGTCGTCCAGCAGGTTCACCACCTGCGCCTGGATGGACACGTCCAGCGCCGAGACCGGCTCGTCCGCCACGACCAGCTTCGGCTTCAGCGCGAGCGCACGCGCGATGCCGATGCGCTGGCGCTGGCCGCCGGAGAACTCGTGCGGGTACCGGTTGTAGTGCTCGGGGCTGAGGCCCACCAGCTCCAGGAGGTGCTGGACCTCCTTCTTGATGCCGCCCTCGGGCTCGACGCCCTGCAGCCGGAACGGCGCGCTGACGATCGAGCCGACCGTGTGGCGGGGGTTGAGCGAGCCGTACGGGTCCTGGAAGATCATCTGCACGTCGCGGCGCAGCGGGCGCATACCGCCGGTGCCCAGGTGCGTGATGTCCGTGCCGTCGAACTCGACCTTGCCGCCCGTCGGTTCGAGCAGCCGGGTGATCAGCCGTCCCATCGTCGACTTGCCGCAGCCCGATTCGCCCACGACGCCGAGGGTCTCCCCGCGGCGTACGTCGAAGTCGATCCCGTCGACGGCCTTCACGGCGCCGACCTGTCGCTGCAGCAGCCCCTTCTTGATGGGGAAGTGCTTGACCAGGCCCTGGACCTTGAGCAGTGGCTCGGGCGACCCGGCGGCCTGCTCCGGGATGGCGACGTCGTCAGTGGTCTTCTTCGTATCGGTCACAGCTTCGGCGCAATCTCTTCGGTCCAGATCCGCGTGCGGTCCTCCTGCGACATGTGGCAGGCGGAGAAGTGCCGACTGCCGACCTCGCGGAGCTCCGGGCGCTCGGTGCGGGTGATCCCGCCCTTGGGCACATCCGCGTACGGGCAGCGCGGGTTGAAGGCGCAGCCGGAGGGGACGTTGATGAGGCTGGGCGGCGCGCCCTTGACCGGGATGAGGCGCTCGGTCTGTTCGCGGTCGATACGCGGCATCGAGCCCAGCAGACCCCAGGTGTACGGGTGCTGCGGAGCGTAGAAGATGTCGTCGACCGGACCGCGCTCGATGCACCGGCCCGCGTACATCACCAGGATGTCGTCGGCGATCTCGGCGACGACGCCCAGGTCGTGGGTGATGATGATGACCGCGGAGCCGAACTCCTTCTGCAAATCCCGGATCAGGTCGAGGATCTGCGCCTGGACGGTGACGTCCAGGGCGGTGGTCGGCTCGTCCGCGATGAGCAGTTCGGGGTTGTTGACCAGTGCCATCGCGATCATGGCGCGCTGGCGCATACCGCCGGAGAACTCGTGCGGATAGCTGTCCACCCGCTTGTTGGGCTCGGGGATGCCGACCCGGTCGAGCAGCTCGATCGCGCGCTTGCGGGCGATCTTCTTGCTCACGTCGTTGTGGACGCGGTAGGCCTCCACGATCTGGGTGCCGACCGTGTAGTACGGGTGCATCGCGGACAGCGGATCCTGGAAGATCATCGCCATCTCGCGGCCGCGCATCCGGCGGACCTCGTCCGGGTCGGCGGCGACGAGCTCCTGTCCGCCGAGCCAGATCTCGCCGGACATCTGCACGTTCTTGCCGCGGGCGCCCTGGCGGTGCAGGCCCATCACGGCGAGGGAGGTCACGGACTTGCCGGACCCGGACTCGCCGACGATCCCGAGGGTCTTGCCCTTCTCCAGCTGGAAGCTGAGTCCGTCGACGGACTTGACCAGACCGTCGTCGGTCGGGAAGTGCACCTTGAGGTCGCGCACTTCGAGGAAGGCGTCCGGGGCTGGCGAGTCCCCGGACCGCACCGGCTCGCCAACGGCGGCACCGGTTTTGGACAGTTCGGTCACGAGAGCCTCACGCGCGGGTCGACGGCGGCGTACAGCAGGTCCACCAGGAGATTGCAGATCACGACGAAGAAGGCGGCCACGAGCGTGACGCCGAGGATCGGCGGCAGGTCGTTGGCCGTAATCGACTGGACCGCGTATTCGCCGATTCCGTGGAGGGAGAAAACGTGCTCGGTGATCAGCGCACCGCCGAGCAGCAGTCCGAGGTCCATGCCGAAGACCGTGATGATCGGGGTGAGCGCGGCGCGCAGGCCGTGCCGGGCGATCACCTTGCGCTCACGCAGACCCTTGGCGCGCGCGGTGCGGATGAAGTCCTCGTTCATCGTCTCCAGCATCCCCGAGCGGGTGAGCCGGGCGTAGATGGCGGAGTAGAGCAGCGCGAGCGAACACCAGGGGAGGAACAGGGTGTTGGCCCACTGAGCCGGGTTCTCCGTGAACGGCACATACGTCCTGCCGAAGATCTCCAGCTTGTAGCTGAAGAGCAGCAGGGCGAGCTGACCGGTGAAGAACATGGGGAGCGACACGCCGGCGAGCGAGATGCCCATGGCGGCGCGGTCGAAGATCGATCCGGGCTTGAGCGCGGAGATGACACCCGCGGTGACGCCCGAGAGCAGCCAGATCACGGCCGCTCCGCTGGCCAGCGAGATGGTGACCGGCAGCCGGTCCATCAGCTGGGGCCAGACCTCGACATGGTCCTTGAAGGAGTAGCCGAAGCAAGGTGCGCTGCAGTGCGCGGTGGTGGGGCCGAGGTCATAGTCGGCGCCGACGACGATCCCCTTGATGAAGTCCCAGTACTGGATGTAGATGGGCTGGTCGAGACCAAGGTTCTGCTTGACCGCCGCAATGTCCTCGGGCGTGGGGTTCTTGCCGATGTACTGCTGGGCAAGCTGGTCGACGGTCTGACCGGCCAGCTTCGGCAGCACGAAGAAGATGCCGAAGGTGACCGCGGTGACAACCAGCAGCAGGATCACTGCTGCGATTATCCGGCGGAGGATGTACGAGATCACGGGGACCGGCGCTGGTGCCCGCGGGCGGCGAAGCCCGCGGGCACCAATGCCTTCACCTGCCTTCCGGGGCTGCTACTTCGTGGTGCCGATGTTGAGGTAGTCGTACTGACCGCTGAAGGCAGCCGTGGACACCAGGTTGGTGGCGTTCGGCGAGCGGTACAGCAGGACCTTGAAGTAGGACAGCGGGACGATGACCGCCTGCTCCATGACCTTCTTGTCCACCTCGGTGTAGGCCTTGTTACGGGCCGCCTCGTCGGTGTTCGCGATGGCGTCGTCAAGGAGCTTGTTGACCGCCGGGTCGTTCAGCTCGGAGAGGTTCGTGTTACCGGAGGCGCCGATGGCCTTGCCGTGCACGATCTGCTGCAGGAAGCCGTAGCCGGTCGGCCAGTCGGAGCCCCACTGCATCATGATGAGGCCGATGCCCTCCTTCTTCGTGAACGCCGGGACGCCCGCGTAGTCGGAGAAGTACTTGCTCGACGGGTACTGCTTGATGCTCGCCTCGATGCCGACCTTCTTCAGCGCCTCGACGATCGCGGTGGCCGAGTCGACCTCGCTCTGGCGGTCGCTGCGGGCGGAGATGACGGTCTTGAAGCCCTTCTCCTGGCCACAGGCCTTCAGGTGCTCCTTGGCCTTGGCCACGTCACCCTTGCCACCTTCGGTGGCGTACATGTCGGCCTTCTCGTAGCCCTTGACGTCCGTCGGCAGCACCGTGCTGGCGATGTCACCACGGATCGAGCCGCCCATCGCGGTCTGCACGGAGGCCTTGTCGATGGCGTACTGGACGGCCTTGCGGCACTCGACGTTGTCGAACGGGGCGACCTTGGTGTTGATCGCCGTGTAGACGAGACGGCCACCTGCGGTGTTGTCTGTGCTCGCCTTGAGGTCCGGCTTGCTGAGCACCTGGGCCTGGGTCTGGGTGTCCACACCGCGGCCCGCCAGGTCGGCGTGGATCGTGCCGGCCAGCAGGTCCTTGTCGATGGTCGACTGCGAGACCTTCAGGTTCAGGACGATCTTGTCCGGGTACTGCTTGCGCAGCGGGTCGGTCTTGGCGTCCCAGTTCGGGTTGCGGACGAGGGTGACCTGCTTGCCCTCCTGGTAGCTCTCGAACTTGTAGGAGCCGGAGGAGACGACGGACTTGGTGTAGTCCACGCCCTTGTCCTTGGCCTTCGGCACCGGGGCGGTCTGCGGGGCGCTGACCAGGTAGTCGAAGTCCGCGAAGGGCTTGCTGAGCTTGAAGACGATGGTGTTGTCGTCCGGGGTCTCGATGGACGCGAGGCCCTTGTCGCTCTTGTCCTTGTACGGACCCTTG
This window of the Streptomyces sp. SLBN-118 genome carries:
- a CDS encoding thioesterase family protein encodes the protein MAQAVQASIGDSEFDRDTAVTLRAPGVYDAELSAGWTIIQAVNGGYLLALLGRALGDALPHPDPFTVSAHYLSASQPGPAVVRTETVRTGRTLSTGQASLVQYDENGAEVERIRVLATYGDLDELSDDVQTSAMPPVMPALQDCLGPSDGPAAIPGSSAITGRLSIKLDPATVGWAVGAPSGKGQMRGWFSLADGRDADPLSLLLTVDALPPTSFELGLKGWTPTVELTTHIRCRPAPGPLRVSITTRNLAGGFLEEDAEVWDSADRLVAQSRQLAKAPRG
- a CDS encoding trimeric intracellular cation channel family protein — protein: MLQELFTPSVQHALDLAGIFVFAISGALLAVRKNFDVFGIAVLAEVTALGGGLLRDLIIGAVPPAAFTDTGYFLMPLVATALVFFLHPQVERIQVGVNVFDAAGLGLFCVTGTTKAYEYGLGLTYSAVLGLATAVGGGVLRDVLANEVPSLLRWDRDLYAVPAIVGATMVVLCIQFDVLNAITSGLAVVTAFVLRLLAMRFHWRAPRAWNRRSSAVEEG
- a CDS encoding ABC transporter ATP-binding protein; amino-acid sequence: MTDTKKTTDDVAIPEQAAGSPEPLLKVQGLVKHFPIKKGLLQRQVGAVKAVDGIDFDVRRGETLGVVGESGCGKSTMGRLITRLLEPTGGKVEFDGTDITHLGTGGMRPLRRDVQMIFQDPYGSLNPRHTVGSIVSAPFRLQGVEPEGGIKKEVQHLLELVGLSPEHYNRYPHEFSGGQRQRIGIARALALKPKLVVADEPVSALDVSIQAQVVNLLDDLQDELGLTYVIIAHDLSVIRHVSDRIAVMYLGKIVELTDRKSLYEAPMHPYTKALLSAVPVPDPRRGGAGKSERILLKGDVPSPISPPSGCRFHTRCWKATEICKTQEPPLLALKTGHQVACHHPENAEDQAPQDVALLSAARDAIEVVESTPKSAEASVDAAAVAGVAKVDGDAAEAEADIAKVDGDAAAGEAEAVSAADADVAEGDAESSEPEAVDADEAESAEGDASEAADDEGIPASGDSGDSTKE
- a CDS encoding ABC transporter ATP-binding protein, yielding MTELSKTGAAVGEPVRSGDSPAPDAFLEVRDLKVHFPTDDGLVKSVDGLSFQLEKGKTLGIVGESGSGKSVTSLAVMGLHRQGARGKNVQMSGEIWLGGQELVAADPDEVRRMRGREMAMIFQDPLSAMHPYYTVGTQIVEAYRVHNDVSKKIARKRAIELLDRVGIPEPNKRVDSYPHEFSGGMRQRAMIAMALVNNPELLIADEPTTALDVTVQAQILDLIRDLQKEFGSAVIIITHDLGVVAEIADDILVMYAGRCIERGPVDDIFYAPQHPYTWGLLGSMPRIDREQTERLIPVKGAPPSLINVPSGCAFNPRCPYADVPKGGITRTERPELREVGSRHFSACHMSQEDRTRIWTEEIAPKL
- a CDS encoding ABC transporter permease — translated: MISYILRRIIAAVILLLVVTAVTFGIFFVLPKLAGQTVDQLAQQYIGKNPTPEDIAAVKQNLGLDQPIYIQYWDFIKGIVVGADYDLGPTTAHCSAPCFGYSFKDHVEVWPQLMDRLPVTISLASGAAVIWLLSGVTAGVISALKPGSIFDRAAMGISLAGVSLPMFFTGQLALLLFSYKLEIFGRTYVPFTENPAQWANTLFLPWCSLALLYSAIYARLTRSGMLETMNEDFIRTARAKGLRERKVIARHGLRAALTPIITVFGMDLGLLLGGALITEHVFSLHGIGEYAVQSITANDLPPILGVTLVAAFFVVICNLLVDLLYAAVDPRVRLS
- a CDS encoding ABC transporter substrate-binding protein; this encodes MRRSAVAALAVISSASLVLAGCSKAEDKDGGNGKAAGANAATKSMVNVSDKKGGTVTYAMADAPESFDPGNTYYAFIYNFSRLYARPLMTFKPAPGEAGNELVPDLAEAKGTPSEGGKTWTYKIRAGVKYDDGTVVTSKDVKYAVERSNFARDVLSLGPNYFQQLLADPAKYKGPYKDKSDKGLASIETPDDNTIVFKLSKPFADFDYLVSAPQTAPVPKAKDKGVDYTKSVVSSGSYKFESYQEGKQVTLVRNPNWDAKTDPLRKQYPDKIVLNLKVSQSTIDKDLLAGTIHADLAGRGVDTQTQAQVLSKPDLKASTDNTAGGRLVYTAINTKVAPFDNVECRKAVQYAIDKASVQTAMGGSIRGDIASTVLPTDVKGYEKADMYATEGGKGDVAKAKEHLKACGQEKGFKTVISARSDRQSEVDSATAIVEALKKVGIEASIKQYPSSKYFSDYAGVPAFTKKEGIGLIMMQWGSDWPTGYGFLQQIVHGKAIGASGNTNLSELNDPAVNKLLDDAIANTDEAARNKAYTEVDKKVMEQAVIVPLSYFKVLLYRSPNATNLVSTAAFSGQYDYLNIGTTK